The genomic window GAAAACAATCAAAAGAATTGttgttaaatcataatattccaAAATGAGCGTTTGAAAAAGTAGATATAGATATAGTTGATTTTGGAGGTGTGtcttatttgattttagttgATTACTACTCAAGATGGTTGGAGGCTGTAGAGATATCTGATAAAACTACTGAAACGATAATAAGTGTGCTCAAAACATTGTTTAGTAGATTTGGTATACCTAAAGAATTTATGTCAGATAATGTTCCtttcaatagtttaatttttaaaaaatttgctCAAGAATGGGattccaaaataataacatctaGAACATCTAGTCCTAACTACCCACAGAGTAATGGCATGGCTGAAAAAAGTGttggtatatttaaatcaatgatGAGGAAATGTAAACAAACTGGTTaagacataaatttatatttattaaattataggacAACACCATTAGCAGGACTAAATTACACTCCTTCTGCGTTATTAATGAacagaaaactaaaaagtaagttaccaataaatgaaaaacttttagatccaagtatacctataaatcctataaccaaaatacacaaaaacataaatttgataaaaatattaatagaaaagttaaaaaatactcTGAAAATGACAAAgttttatggttaaaaaataatcagtgGGAAAAAggaattattataggtatttgtgATACACCTagatcatatttaattaaaagtacaaATAATGGTAAGATCTTTAGAAGAACCTCTAAACaccttaaaaatgataatacagtAATTAAGGTTTCtggaaaataaatcataactaGAAGTGGTAGAgttgttaaaaaatcaaataaattgttagtagtataaatatggggcgtctggctccatttttcagcggagatgaaaaaaaatttgaggGGGTATGGTCCCCTTGCAGTGTAAGAAATTCCGCTGTaaaatggagccagacgcccCATGGTTTTTCTAACCATttcttagtataaatatggggcgtctggctccatttttcAGCGGGGATGAAAAAGTTTGAGGAGGTATTGTCCCCTTGCAGTGTAAGAAATTCCCGCTGTAAAATGGAGTCAGACGCCCCAtggtttttctgaaaaaaaaaacctaggtAAGTAATTCTCCCTTCCACacgttatttgatttgatttcacatgcatttcaatttttttaatataatcagtttagtatataactatacatgtACAAGTAATAcacttagtttataaatatgtgttgtaACGAtcatatatgtgtaaataacatCTGTGTTTTACGTTTATcagtttttacatttatttctattcgtttttaaaaattatcatcagaAATCGTCTATATCAAAAAGATCACGTCGTCATACAATATGAATCCATCAATTGTTGTCGCAAAATCAATATTCAGTATTAGACCTTTTAACAAGAAAAGTGTAACGGTTGGATTTTTGGTTAATAAAACGATTTctgttattgtaatactagaatgtaatgttactaaaaaattgttaacctTCGATTTACTTCAGTGGTGTACACTAATGTGTGATAGCAATTATAgttcaataactaataatctaCATACTAATTGTAAACGtgtgaaaataattgataacatatattattcagtcaatttaaatcagttaactattttttttttttttttttttattaatagcttTTAGTATGTCACTATAATAGctcaacaattatttagtaaaacaaGTAATAACTATGACAAAGatatagtaaaaacaatataggtagttaaaaaagaaaaaagtaacaATTATGATatctgattaaataataataggggTAGATACTACCTTAAATTACAAAGCCAGCttccaataaaaaatgtattattttttttataactgtatCGACTTGGGTGTTGAGAATAGAAGGAAGAGGGAGGAATGTTGaagaacttaatataattgatcaaGGATGTACGTTTAGAATACAATGAAGGACAGTCAAATAGTAAATGGGAGATGTCGCAAATGCTTTCGGTTAAGTGTAGTGTACAGAGGGGAGAGTCATTTAGGCCAAGTTTGTATGCATGATCTGGAAGAAGTGAATGGCCCACGCGAAGTCGGTTAAAACGAACAATGATAGACCTTGGAAGGTCTAAGTTGTAGAaccaagtttttttattagtgataCTGGGGACAATTGATTTATACCTAGAAGCAAAATGAGCAGGCAGGTTATTCCAGTGATTGGACCAGAGGCTGATAATATGACAAAGCAATAAAGGGGAAAAATCGGTCCAAGGCAATTGCGCAAGGGGAGGAAGGATAGTATAGGATGCAACTTTGGCGAGCCCGTCAGCCGTTTCGTTCCCATGTATGCCGATGTGGCTAGGGatccataaaaattgaatatgatGATAGGACTGCTCGAGAGTGTATATGGAtgatttaattagaaaaacaaGAGGggataatttagaattaaatggATTAGATGTAAGAGATTGTAAGCAGGACATGGAATCCGAAgcaattaaatatctattaggGGCTAAATCAGAATGAAAAGAAGAGCTTCGAGAATAGCGTAACATTCAGCAGTGAGAAGAGGACGAGGAGGAGGAAGATTGTTAGAGAAAGAAATATGAAGTTCGGGAATATAGAAGGCATAGCCAGCTGATAAAGGAGACACTGAACCATCGGTGTATATGATGGTGAAGTTGGGGTAATTAAGATTGAGGAAATtggaaaaaagtttattaacaaAAGAAGGAGACATAGATTTAAGTTCAACGagtgaaaaattagaaaaattgtcaatttGGACTAAAGGGGTATAAAGGAGAGAGTCAAAAGGTTGCTCATAGAGTGGAagtttataagaatttaagaCAAATTGGTGAAAATTGGAGAGAGAGTTTGCAGCAATTGATAGAACCGGCATTGACTTGGGTGTATAACGCCAAGTGATATATAGAGAATAGAAGGTATCGAATATAATGTGGTTGGAATGAgctaaagattttaaaatgaattttcctGCAAGCCATCGGCatctaatattaaaaggaGGACAGAAGGTTTCAACTTCTATCGCCCTACCAGGGGTAGACCTAACATATCCCATTATAGTTCTAAGACAGGACGATTGgagcatattaatttttttccagttGGAGTAGGCGGCCGAGCCGAAAAGAAAACAACCATAGTCCAAATTAGAACGTATGATAGAGCGATAGATGGATAGCAAGCTAGAAGGATTGGATCCCCACCAGGTATTAGATACAGCCCTGAGGAAGTTTGACCAACGGGATGTGAAGAGAGAAAGTGAAGATATGTGAGGTATCCAACGCAGTTTGGTGTCAAGGGTAATGTCTAAATAAGTTACGGTTGTAGCAAAAGGAATGAGGTAATTGTCTAGGTATGTGTTATGTGGATCAAAATATCTGCGCCGAGTAAAAATAACCGATTTACATTTCTCAGGAGCGATTTCCAGAGATACACCagataaaatggtttttatatcTTGAAGAGCAGCATTTAATCGTTCTATGGCGAGAGGTAGAGATTTATTAGAGGAAAAGATGACCATATCATCTGCGTAGATAAGGCAGTTGTGCCCAGACCTTGAGAGATTTTTTGCAACAAGgctcatgtatatattaaaaagaagaGGACTGAGGCAACTTCCTTGTGGGAGACCTGTGAATGTAGAACGAGAACAAGAAGAACCAAATGAAGAAGAGGAAACGAGATTCCTTTTATTGAAAAGGGAGAGTAATATATTGCCGAATTCCGGAGGGGCATTTAAAGAGATAATATAATCAACgagaatatgtatattaacagAGTCAAACCCGTATGTCTATGAAAGTGGcaacaaaatattctttattattgaaGGAATGATAGATGTTACCAATGAAAGTTGAGAGGCATTCTATGGTACCCATGCCTTTCCTAAATGCGAAAAGATTAGGGGGCAGTATAGAATTTGATTCGAGCCATCAATCAAGTCTTGTTTTGAGCATATGCTCAAAAACTTTGCATAGAGAGGAGGATAGTGCAATAGGACGGAATGATGTATTTGAATTCGATTTAGGTATCGGAATGACTCTGTAGAAACTCCATGATGTAGGGAACAGCTGAGTGACTagcaaattattgaatatatcaaGAAGAGAAGCTAACGCAATATCAGGAAGTTGTTTTAGTAGTGCAGGCGAAATGTTGTCGAGTCCCGGGGCAATGGATTTCCGTGAAAATATAGCAAACTTTAATTCGGAGATTGTAAATTTGCTAGAAAGAACATGAGGATGTGACGTATGGGGGTAGTAAGGAGGACTAGCTTCTAATTCGGAGGGAGCGTAACTCGGAGCAATTTTAGCGCAAAATGCGTCAAACCAATCATCGTTATCAAGGCGTTTGGTGGGagtaacacaatttttaaatcttctaGCTGTGGCCCAAAGATATTGAACTGAACAGGAGGGGTTTAAATTGGAACAAAACATTTTCCAGCTATttctttttgcatttttaagaaGACGAGTGGTGTGTGCACAAACGTTGCGGTATTTGAGAAGATCAGATAAACTGCCAGAGCGacgaaaatttttaaagtgtaaGGATCTAGTTTTGACGGCCTCCGAACAAGACGGGTTCCACCACAGGGGAGAGGATGTATGCGATTTaggattgatttttttaactggTATAGCCAAATTAGCagcgtttaatataatttctgtaAAGTTGTTGTAAGAATTAATTAAGGCAGAGTCCTCGGCAGCCGAGGAGATCGCGTCATGGATATTGAGTCTAAAAGAAGACCAATTAGCCTTGTTGAAGTTATAGGGTGTGTGACTAGAGAGAATGTTATTGGGTTGATGGTGAGATCGGGAAAAATTTGAGAGACACCCGTTCGTAGctgaaattataataggtatgtggtCACTACCGTGAGGCTCACCCAGAGTGTGCCAGGATAAGTTCCAATATAGGTTTGGGGAGCAAAAAGATAAATCAAGAGCCGAGTCCGTAGAATTAAGCCGACCAATGTGAGTAGGGCTGCCATCATTGAGTATACAAAGGCCGAGAGAAtctattgtattgtaaataatgtttcCACGGGGAGACGAAGAATCGGAGCCCCAGGCCGGATGAAAGGAGTTAAAATCGCCGCAGAGAATAGAATTACAGCAAATCAGGCTAAACAGAGATTGCCAAACGATAACAGGTATGTTGGAACTACTAAGGGTGTAGCAGGACCATATCTCTAGGGGAGGAGATGAATCTGATACAATCTCAACGCCTATAATATCCATTTTGTAGTTTATAAGATTGTTCCTAATAATGTTATCTATAGGAATTGGTCTAGATTTCAGGGAATGATGGATTGCTACAGCCACGCCACCAAACCCATCAGGTCGATCAGATctgtaaattctaaaaaaaggtatattaATAGAACGGGAGGGATTGAGCCAGGTTTCGGAAAGTATAGCAATAGAGCACCTATGTGTATGAAGGAGGTGCATAAGAGACGGGAGACGTGCTGAAAGACTTCTAACATTCCACTGTAAGATATTCAAGTTGTTGCTAAAAGAGTTATTAATCATGTTGAGAGACATATGAgttgtatatagatatttgtGAGTCtagagtaataatatgttagagTAGTTAAATATTCTAGGTACTTGCGTTTAGgataaatgtttaacattaGGTATAGCTAGTAAGGAAGTTAGAGAAGACTCAATTAGTGATTGAAGGGAAGAGGAGGAGAAAGGAGAGGATAAGGAGGGGGAGTTGATTAAAGTTTCGGATAATTTTATGGATAATGTATATACCCAAGAAAGATCATTTAGATTATTCACTATCGGGTTGTGTTGGTtagagatattatttaaataactgccATTCGGAGGAGAATATGATGAAACAACGGGTAGGACAACTCTATTATTATTCGACATATTAAGAGgtattcttttgttttttttagaattaaaaaaatgatgactTTCATTTAAGATAGGAAAGTTCTCCTCATTAAGAGGGCTatcagtatttaaattattagattttggAAGCTGGCTATTTACAATATCAGAGTATTTAAAAGCAGacgtacaatatttatttttcttaaaatctaAGGCGTCTTTGTAAGAGAGATTCTCTGTAGCCATGATTCTCTTGATGTCCTTTTGAACAGACCATTCCTGGCAACTACGATCAGTGGCAACATGAGGAAGTTTGCAGAAGAGGCATAAGGGGTCCGTGGCGTGGACGGTCGGGCATTCTGTGATAGAATGTTTGGAGCCACCCCAGTGTCCGCATCTTGGATCACTGCGACAGAATTTTTGCGTGTATCCGTAACGTAGACAGCGATTACATTGTACCGGAGAACGGATGCTGGGATTTACAtcaaaaatcatattgtaGATCGAAATGTGTTGAGGTAATTTAGGAgacaaaaatttaagttcaacGATGCGTGTAGCTACGATATTGCCATcctttttaatagaaatgcgTTTGAAGCTTACAATTGGAAAACTTGATTGAACTCCATCCCGAAAATCGTCCTCGGAGACGTCAGGATCtagttttattataccaaAAGAATAGATAAGGTTCGATGGGATACTCGCTGTAAAACCATGTTCATTTAAAGTCTCGGAGATCAAACAAAGATTTCCATTCAAAATCGAATCAAagctaattttgattttttttgagcCGGTAGGCTTGATATTGGTTATACCGGTGAaattagtagaaaaaaattttgctGCCTTTATTGGGTGCCAATTCcccaagtttttatttaaatcaatgcaTTCGACTAGTATCATGATGGGGCCAATATAGTCAGAAGGGAAGGTCTGTTGTGAGCGTTGAGACAACATAGTTATATCATTGGAAATAACAGTGGAGTGTATAGAAGCGGTTGCAGGTGTAGAGTTTATTTCAGGTACTAAAATCGATGTATGGTCATTAGCATTATCAATAGATAAACCGTCATTAGTGACCGGGTCTAACGACAGATTGTTGTCAATAGGTGCGGAGTCCATATAATTGAAGGTCGAAGGCGACGTATTTAGAACCGGAGTGTTTTCCATAATATGTTGAAGTCCGGGAGACGTGGGTGTAAGTAAATTAGAATTCGACTtacgtgaatttttttttgatacgaCGAGAGTGTAGTTAGAATCCGAGGAACGATTGGTAGGCAGCGtaggttttattttgttcggGGCGGGTGATTTGTTCGCACGAGAGTCGCCGCCCGAAGACGACgacataattagtaataaaccGCGCTAACgatatatacaaaacaataacgGTAACTGCGATAAGAGTAAGCGGAAAGCACAACCGAACACTATGACTGCAGAAACGCGAcagttaactattaaattgcaTGTTAATGATCATTTTATTACCTTATCATATACTGATTTACatcgtttaaaacaattacaacaatGTATCGATTCACATATTGTAGAAAAGCAGAAAAAGTTGGTTTCATATAAGTCAACTTTTGATAccgtatattcattaattagagCAGACATCAATATTCTACCATCATCTTGTCAGCGAAATGATTTTACTAATcagtatattcaaaattttgactttagcATGTGTTGTATACAGAACGATGattcttgttttatatatgaaatacttcAATTCCACAATAATTCACTATcagatatgatattttatgatttaatgacgatttaaaataaaatttgtattgaactttatccaattataattgttataattactctaagaattgatttcaatattatagtaaaagaataaga from Aphis gossypii isolate Hap1 chromosome 1, ASM2018417v2, whole genome shotgun sequence includes these protein-coding regions:
- the LOC126549451 gene encoding uncharacterized protein LOC126549451, with the translated sequence MSLVAKNLSRSGHNCLIYADDMVIFSSNKSLPLAIERLNAALQDIKTILSGVSLEIAPEKCKSVIFTRRRYFDPHNTYLDNYLIPFATTVTYLDITLDTKLRWIPHISSLSLFTSRWSNFLRAVSNTWWGSNPSSLLSIYRSIIRSNLDYGCFLFGSAAYSNWKKINMLQSSCLRTIMGYVRSTPGRAIEVETFCPPFNIRCRWLAGKFILKSLAHSNHIIFDTFYSLYITWRYTPKSMPVLSIAANSLSNFHQFVLNSYKLPLYEQPFDSLLYTPLVQIDNFSNFSLVELKSMSPSFVNKLFSNFLNLNYPNFTIIYTDGSVSPLSAGYAFYIPELHISFSNNLPPPRPLLTAECYAILEALLFILI
- the LOC126549681 gene encoding uncharacterized protein LOC126549681, with the protein product MSSSSGGDSRANKSPAPNKIKPTLPTNRSSDSNYTLVVSKKNSRKSNSNLLTPTSPGLQHIMENTPVLNTSPSTFNYMDSAPIDNNLSLDPVTNDGLSIDNANDHTSILVPEINSTPATASIHSTVISNDITMLSQRSQQTFPSDYIGPIMILVECIDLNKNLGNWHPIKAAKFFSTNFTGITNIKPTGSKKIKISFDSILNGNLCLISETLNEHGFTASIPSNLIYSFGIIKLDPDVSEDDFRDGVQSSFPIVSFKRISIKKDGNIVATRIVELKFLSPKLPQHISIYNMIFDVNPSIRSPVQCNRCLRYGYTQKFCRSDPRCGHWGGSKHSITECPTVHATDPLCLFCKLPHVATDRSCQEWSVQKDIKRIMATENLSYKDALDFKKNKYCTSAFKYSDIVNSQLPKSNNLNTDSPLNEENFPILNESHHFFNSKKNKRIPLNMSNNNRVVLPVVSSYSPPNGSYLNNISNQHNPIVNNLNDLSWVYTLSIKLSETLINSPSLSSPFSSSSLQSLIESSLTSLLAIPNVKHLS